The sequence below is a genomic window from Daphnia pulicaria isolate SC F1-1A chromosome 6, SC_F0-13Bv2, whole genome shotgun sequence.
TTCGTGTGAACTTGGACGGTGTTTTTACTCTGATCCCATCAGTGATAGATTCATTAGAAGTAATCTTACTCTCCAAAGATCTTAAAATCAAGTAAGATTTGATATTTGatgtatttaattatttattgataCATATATGCACGAATATCACgatatattttaattacaggccTAGCGTAAACCGAGTAGAACTACGACGAGCTTCTATCCATGTGCTTGTTTCGATTCTTGCAGCACCTCTTCATTTTCATGTATGTTCGATTCGCATGTGTGGATTCCGTTGgttgtaaaatatttatattgtttcctcttttttattcttctagtCATTGCCGATCAAGGAGTTGGCTGGTGGAATTGGTGAACGCAACACATTACCCACAATTTTTTCTAATGTCCGCCCACGTTTGACACAGCTTCTACTGTCTGCTTTGCAAGTTGAAAGTGATCCTTTGAACACCCATATTCTTTTAggtatttgaatttatttcatgCAAGTGTGCCAGTTGACATTGTTTCTTTGATCATTCGATACTCTTTAGGCGGTCTGGCGAGCTTAATTCACGACTTGGCAGCATTTGAGCAGTCGGAGCACAACGCAGTATCATTGGCTTCCCACAATTATCCGTCCACACCCATGCAAACCGATTCTGCATCAAACGTTATGTCTTCAACTTCAGATACCCATAGCTGTCACAGCACAAGTTCAAACTCCTATCCCAGTGTGAGTGAGATCACATTAGATTCCCATCTTGAAAACGATGCTTCCTATTCAGAGAGAATCTCATACTCTGGCCCTCTATTAACATTTCCTTTAGGTAAGCAATTTTTTCTTACATGTTTTATTGATGATCACGAGGAAGCTACTGTGTTGAATATAAGCTAATCTCACaagaattcatttgaaaatttaggATCGTTTCACGGGTTAGTAAACGCTACTTTCCACCTAGTATCGTGCAAACTTCTTGCAGTTTGGAAAGCAGATCTAAATACATCTCTAGCCGCGCTAGAATTACTAGGTTTCTTGGCGGAGGTTTTGGCGAAGTTACGAGTCTCTGATCAAAGTAGGTCTTTTACGTTTCTcaccttttcgtttttttgttttttctttttcattgtaAGTACCAATTTATTTGAAGATGTAGGAGAAAGTCGTCGAATTGTTCGTGTTTTATGCGAATATATTTCTGTGCAATGTTCGCGGCCACCACCGGCTCATTCCAAAGACCTTCATTCAACGATTGTTGCAGCTTATACATGTTGTGCCTCCTGGCTGTTCGCTCATCCTTTTTTAGCAACAGACAGCGAATGCTTGCATCTTATTCTTCAAGTAATCGAATTGGGAATATCTGGATCAAAATCCCAGGTAAATGAATGCGATGGACTCAAATCTAAAACTTAAATAACCCAAACATTTCAGACaggaaaaaatggagaaagTATTCAGGCAAAGCACGAAAAACTCTTGAAGCCAGTATCTCTTCGAGTTCGTGACGCCGCAGAATTTTTGCTAACCTCATTGATAGAACAAGTTGGTAATTTCCCTTCACTAACTGGGCCTGGTTCTCCGTCCTGCATTTTAAATGAAGAGGACCTTTTCAATAAGTCAAATCTTATGAAAAGTAATTCCAACAAACCTCATTTATCCGCTGCTCAACATTTTCGATATTTCGCTGCGTCTGAAGGCACAATAATTCTTGGTGTATTGGAGCAACCCTCCAACAAAATACTAGGTAAAtacttccttttttattattattatttcttgcaTCCCATCGTAACGCTTTACCGATCTTAGATTCCGACCCCATGGTTACAATTCTAATCCGTAATCAATTTGGCCGCCAAGTTTGGGCATCACAAATACGTCACTTACCACGGCATAAATGTGGTGTTTATAGTTACACGGTCAATCCTGGTCGACCTCTGCCTATGAATGACGTAGGATCACTATTAAGCTTTGATCCACAGTACTTTCCTGACTCTGTTGATAGAGTTCGACCTTGTTTGGCGTAAACTGAATTTCTCTggtaatattttctttctagaTGTAattcattgtttgttttaaacagGGATAAAACACTACCCAGTTTGGAAACCCCTTTAATGATCGACGATCGTATAGCCGCAGAGTTGGATAAACTTGGAAGACTTGTCGATTCGGCATCAACTCTTACAGTCTCGGAAATTCAAGAAGACATTGAGATTAAATCGGAATGCCAGTCCCCTCTTCTCTGCAATGAATTTCAAACGGCCCGATTATTTCTGTCACACTTGGGATTTCTCTCCGTTGATGGACTTCAAGTATACTGTTAAATTACTAACTTGCTGATTCTTGCCGACGTAATTTATTAGTTTACTTTTGATAAACATACATcgattcaggaaaattctcttcGAGGAAATTCGTTGGTTGGATTAGATTCAACTTCATCACATTTCTTTGAAGATTTAGATTCCTTGGACCGGTTGGGAAGCCGCAGTCACGATACCGTTTACGTATTTTATGTTCGGTCAGGACAAAAAGACAGTTACGAAATCCTCTCAAATAtggtaaataagaaaatacatgTGTTGTATTGCTTTGTCCATTTGGGAAATGCAATCGttaatagtattttttttattttgttctattaaatttaaatgtttctaTTATCCAGAGCTTGGCCTCGTCTCTAAATCCTCATTTTCTGGAATTTTTGCAAGCTTTAGGTTGGCCACAAGGTAACAATTTTTGaactatttatatatatttatgtaaTTGGATGATTCCGTCCCCATAAAATTATAATCTTTCGGGGAATGTAATCTTTTAAAGATGAAATATCTTGTTCCAGACTCGTTGACTACAGCACAGGCCAAACCAATGTCGAAAGAAAGCATGGACTTGAATTCCAAAGCTAATGCCTATCAAATGACTTCTCAATGTCTTTACTGGGCTGACGGAGTTTCCGAAATCCTATTTGTGGTTCCTGCGTTGAGCTGTACATCTCCGTCATTTATATCTTGTATTGCACATCATTACTTTAGTTTTTGTTGAGGAACTAATTGTTTTGTCTGTTCtgcgtgttttatttttttttatcagctCCATTTCATGAGCCTTCGTCACTGAACGACTCGCCTCAGAATCAGTTGggaaaggaacaaaaaaatatcaatttttCCAAGAGATTAACCAAAGACAGTGCATACATTTCCGAAGTTAGAATGCTAGTCGTATGGTGCGAAAGTTATGAAGATCACACTACTATTCCCATTGGTAAATTTTCGCCATCTGCGTCGTTACACCTACTACTAATTTAATCTTATCATTGCTTATTGGCTCATATTTATGACGAAAATTTCTTGAACCAAGGTGATTTACTGGAGACGATTTCTAGCTGTCGTGATAACGGAGGGCAACAGAAAGCAGATGTAGTAAGCGATtgctttgttatttttattcatgCACAACAATCTGGACTGTACCGCATACATTTGCAAGGACCAAATTCTAAGTatgattattaaattatttattaattagtAAATATTTTGAGTTTTAACAaatgtattaatttttttagagtGAATTTAGCTACACCGTTGGTAGACGGAATTGTTGTGTCTCGCCGAGCCCTTGGTTCACTAGTGCGGCAAACTGCTGTGAATATGGGGAAACGTCGACGACTAGATCATGACAGGTAAATTGGATTGGAAATTCTACCATTTACTCATGCATTTTGTCCTCGTCCTAAAAAGTAATTCAATGTTCTTAATTCTAGTTATCAACTCCCCCACATTCGCCGTAAACTGAAAGTATCAGAAATCGCATCTAAATATCGCTCGGACATGGATGTTCCATCATTTTATTCAAATCTGTTCTGTAATCCTGAAGTAGGAAGTTAATGTAATTGTTATTAGAAAAGCTGTTAAAATCCGTAACCCAcatta
It includes:
- the LOC124344492 gene encoding ral GTPase-activating protein subunit beta-like isoform X1; its protein translation is MNLGVLNRMNSNQKEDKIYQDKMYVDWSSFSFFNQSNIENRSVLTSLPLSPDALKQIVTLVVQPIATNIGITHPSPLSAKLNTDREVAWCMEVIGYGLSLPLNIATTEHDPIRDCVHVYCEWLSALLPQPRSAVPLPLLKLPNHYSRKIICQLFQIFIPRPGEAPDLINRQAVLCHRVLRTIQSVVTNSSIIDQDTWDSLLLLLMTINDVLLAPPTVPNDIGDQLCDRVLSVLFEIWLHACAKSFPSPRMWKTLTELAQSWRHRTSLITQWNRINLALTSRLLTELYGPQFLKPADDEQILVPVELSGKVLTQAWYRLLHCIGNPVQLARPSIISQTHKFLQYTIISSQLSDPSQHPCLFSLPNIFVEAMKGIAGLVDAFLGLRSSVFPHERTERRTHSGSIGRTSFPVDNAGSTSILHRARCNSLLHLFGSWLFEATLIDCETQFNLKTSTAETSSSSLHLTDRSRASSVSVTSESSLQSNRPRSATVVELPPDTANVGATLDGYESGRAEALGALCRIFCSKSTDEDILPQYLARFYVVLNNGLKIKDEKFISEAMASILLHSADLFRVNLDGVFTLIPSVIDSLEVILLSKDLKIKPSVNRVELRRASIHVLVSILAAPLHFHSLPIKELAGGIGERNTLPTIFSNVRPRLTQLLLSALQVESDPLNTHILLGGLASLIHDLAAFEQSEHNAVSLASHNYPSTPMQTDSASNVMSSTSDTHSCHSTSSNSYPSVSEITLDSHLENDASYSERISYSGPLLTFPLGSFHGLVNATFHLVSCKLLAVWKADLNTSLAALELLGFLAEVLAKLRVSDQNVGESRRIVRVLCEYISVQCSRPPPAHSKDLHSTIVAAYTCCASWLFAHPFLATDSECLHLILQVIELGISGSKSQTGKNGESIQAKHEKLLKPVSLRVRDAAEFLLTSLIEQVGNFPSLTGPGSPSCILNEEDLFNKSNLMKSNSNKPHLSAAQHFRYFAASEGTIILGVLEQPSNKILDSDPMVTILIRNQFGRQVWASQIRHLPRHKCGVYSYTVNPGRPLPMNDVGSLLSFDPQYFPDSVDRVRPCLADKTLPSLETPLMIDDRIAAELDKLGRLVDSASTLTVSEIQEDIEIKSECQSPLLCNEFQTARLFLSHLGFLSVDGLQFTFDKHTSIQENSLRGNSLVGLDSTSSHFFEDLDSLDRLGSRSHDTVYVFYVRSGQKDSYEILSNMSLASSLNPHFLEFLQALGWPQDSLTTAQAKPMSKESMDLNSKANAYQMTSQCLYWADGVSEILFVVPALSCTSPSFISSPFHEPSSLNDSPQNQLGKEQKNINFSKRLTKDSAYISEVRMLVVWCESYEDHTTIPIGDLLETISSCRDNGGQQKADVVSDCFVIFIHAQQSGLYRIHLQGPNSKVNLATPLVDGIVVSRRALGSLVRQTAVNMGKRRRLDHDSYQLPHIRRKLKVSEIASKYRSDMDVPSFYSNLFCNPEVGS
- the LOC124344492 gene encoding ral GTPase-activating protein subunit beta-like isoform X2 codes for the protein MNLGVLNRMNSNQKEDKIYQDKMYVDWSSFSFFNQSNIENRSVLTSLPLSPDALKQIVTLVVQPIATNIGITHPSPLSAKLNTDREVAWCMEVIGYGLSLPLNIATTEHDPIRDCVHVYCEWLSALLPQPRSAVPLPLLKLPNHYSRKIICQLFQIFIPRPGEAPDLINRQAVLCHRVLRTIQSVVTNSSIIDQDTWDSLLLLLMTINDVLLAPPTVPNDIGDQLCDRVLSVLFEIWLHACAKSFPSPRMWKTLTELAQSWRHRTSLITQWNRINLALTSRLLTELYGPQFLKPADDEQILVPVELSGKVLTQAWYRLLHCIGNPVQLARPSIISQTHKFLQYTIISSQLSDPSQHPCLFSLPNIFVEAMKGIAGLVDAFLGLRSSVFPHERTERRTHSGSIGRTSFPVDNAGSTSILHRARCNSLLHLFGSWLFEATLIDCETQFNLKTSTAETSSSSLHLTDRSRASSVSVTSESSLQSNRPRSATVVELPPDTANVGATLDGYESGRAEALGALCRIFCSKSTDEDILPQYLARFYVVLNNGLKIKDEKFISEAMASILLHSADLFRVNLDGVFTLIPSVIDSLEVILLSKDLKIKPSVNRVELRRASIHVLVSILAAPLHFHSLPIKELAGGIGERNTLPTIFSNVRPRLTQLLLSALQVESDPLNTHILLGGLASLIHDLAAFEQSEHNAVSLASHNYPSTPMQTDSASNVMSSTSDTHSCHSTSSNSYPSVSEITLDSHLENDASYSERISYSGPLLTFPLGSFHGLVNATFHLVSCKLLAVWKADLNTSLAALELLGFLAEVLAKLRVSDQNVGESRRIVRVLCEYISVQCSRPPPAHSKDLHSTIVAAYTCCASWLFAHPFLATDSECLHLILQVIELGISGSKSQTGKNGESIQAKHEKLLKPVSLRVRDAAEFLLTSLIEQVGNFPSLTGPGSPSCILNEEDLFNKSNLMKSNSNKPHLSAAQHFRYFAASEGTIILGVLEQPSNKILDSDPMVTILIRNQFGRQVWASQIRHLPRHKCGVYSYTVNPGRPLPMNDVGSLLSFDPQYFPDSVDRVRPCLADKTLPSLETPLMIDDRIAAELDKLGRLVDSASTLTVSEIQEDIEIKSECQSPLLCNEFQTARLFLSHLGFLSVDGLQENSLRGNSLVGLDSTSSHFFEDLDSLDRLGSRSHDTVYVFYVRSGQKDSYEILSNMSLASSLNPHFLEFLQALGWPQDSLTTAQAKPMSKESMDLNSKANAYQMTSQCLYWADGVSEILFVVPALSCTSPSFISSPFHEPSSLNDSPQNQLGKEQKNINFSKRLTKDSAYISEVRMLVVWCESYEDHTTIPIGDLLETISSCRDNGGQQKADVVSDCFVIFIHAQQSGLYRIHLQGPNSKVNLATPLVDGIVVSRRALGSLVRQTAVNMGKRRRLDHDSYQLPHIRRKLKVSEIASKYRSDMDVPSFYSNLFCNPEVGS